From a single Hymenobacter sp. YIM 151500-1 genomic region:
- a CDS encoding ParA family protein, translating into MGKIIAVANQKGGVGKTTSSINLAASLAALEYRTLLVDADPQANATSGVGFDPKDIQNSIYECMVDGINAQDIILQTTLLPHLDLMPSHIDLVGAEVEMINLPNREEKMKEALRPLAEQYDFIIIDCSPSLGLITVNALTAANSVIIPVQCEYFALEGLGKLLNTIKIIQSRLNEELEIEGILLTMYDVRLRLSNQVVEEVKLHFQQLVFDTIIPRNVKLSESPSFGIPVILHDAESKGSISYLNLAREIVEKNVEAAGEPEAAEDTAA; encoded by the coding sequence ATGGGCAAAATCATTGCGGTAGCCAACCAAAAGGGCGGGGTCGGCAAAACCACCTCCTCGATTAACCTCGCCGCCTCGCTGGCGGCGCTGGAGTATCGGACCCTGCTCGTGGATGCCGACCCCCAGGCCAACGCCACCTCCGGCGTAGGCTTCGACCCCAAAGACATTCAGAACAGCATCTACGAGTGCATGGTGGACGGCATCAACGCCCAGGACATCATCCTGCAAACCACCCTGCTTCCCCACCTCGACCTGATGCCCTCCCACATCGACCTGGTGGGTGCCGAGGTGGAAATGATCAACCTACCCAATCGGGAGGAAAAGATGAAGGAGGCCCTGCGCCCCCTGGCCGAGCAGTACGACTTTATCATCATCGACTGCTCTCCTTCCTTGGGTCTGATTACGGTTAATGCGCTGACGGCCGCCAACTCGGTTATCATCCCCGTGCAATGCGAGTACTTCGCCCTCGAAGGCTTGGGCAAGCTGCTGAACACCATCAAAATCATCCAGAGCCGCCTGAATGAGGAGCTGGAAATTGAGGGCATCCTGCTCACTATGTACGACGTGCGCCTGCGCCTGAGCAACCAGGTGGTCGAAGAAGTGAAGCTCCACTTCCAGCAATTGGTCTTCGACACCATCATCCCGCGCAACGTGAAGCTGTCGGAGTCGCCCAGCTTCGGCATCCCCGTCATTCTGCACGATGCTGAAAGCAAAGGCTCCATCAGCTACCTCAACTTGGCCCGCGAAATCGTGGAAAAGAACGTGGAGGCGGCCGGCGAGCCGGAAGCCGCCGAAGACACCGCAGCCTAG
- a CDS encoding metal-dependent hydrolase, whose protein sequence is MQLTYYGHSCFLLRAGGSAVLFDPFIRPNPLAQEVDVEAIPADFILLSHGHGDHVADVEEIGRRTGAQLVGVAEVVGWFEQKGLNATYGINLGGTVRLPFGSVKMVAAAHSSSLPDGSYGGVAAGFIIEAEGKTLYFAGDTALTYDMKIIGERHKLDVALLPIGGHFTMDVDDALVAADWTGASRIIGMHFDSFPPISINHAEATAKAQQAGKELVLLKIGESVTL, encoded by the coding sequence ATGCAGCTGACCTACTACGGCCACTCCTGCTTCCTGCTCCGGGCGGGCGGCAGCGCTGTCCTCTTCGACCCCTTCATCCGGCCCAACCCGTTGGCTCAGGAAGTTGACGTGGAGGCCATTCCCGCCGACTTCATCCTGCTCAGCCACGGCCACGGCGACCATGTGGCCGACGTAGAGGAAATCGGCCGGCGCACCGGCGCCCAGCTGGTGGGCGTGGCGGAAGTGGTGGGGTGGTTTGAGCAGAAAGGCTTGAACGCCACCTACGGCATCAACCTGGGCGGCACCGTGCGGCTGCCCTTCGGCTCGGTGAAGATGGTGGCCGCCGCTCATTCCAGCTCCTTGCCCGATGGCTCGTATGGTGGGGTAGCGGCCGGCTTTATCATCGAAGCCGAGGGTAAGACCCTGTACTTCGCCGGCGACACGGCCCTGACCTACGACATGAAAATCATCGGGGAGCGGCACAAGCTGGATGTGGCCCTACTGCCCATCGGCGGGCATTTTACCATGGATGTGGACGATGCCCTGGTGGCCGCCGACTGGACCGGCGCTTCCCGCATCATCGGCATGCACTTCGACTCCTTCCCGCCCATCAGCATCAACCACGCCGAGGCCACGGCCAAAGCCCAGCAGGCTGGCAAAGAGCTGGTGCTGCTGAAAATCGGCGAATCCGTTACTTTGTAA
- a CDS encoding ABC transporter substrate-binding protein has product MLPFLRCAAGFGLLSTSLLPACSGPAPATDARRVFRYNQPESLTSLDPAFARNQANTWAVTQLYNGLVELDDSLKPGPSLARRYDISPDGRRYTFTLRPNVFFHDSEVFAGGKGRRVTAQDFVYSFRRLLDGATASPGGWIFRGKVLEKADGEPSDTCFVAVNDSTLRIHLQEPFIPFLGILTMPYAYVVPREAVQRYGKDFREHPVGTGPFQFKEWDEGNAIIYHRNPGYWKKDAQGQRLPYLDAVQISFIQDRKTEFLTFMQGKLDFLSGIRAGSRDLLMYPDGRVRDDFQGKFRLQKVPYLNTEYLGMQQDLRNLRGDNLATGQALQDKRVRQALNYALNKPELLAYFLNNVGKPGHSGFVPASLPSFDAQQVPGYTYQPDKARQLLRAAGYGPGLKPLRLRLSTVAETKEYAEYYQKKWAEVGVQVDIDVNQGAAHGELIDNGRAAFFTRSWLGDYPDAENYLALFYSKNFAPAGPNKTHFRRPAYDQLYEQAKLEQNTQERYALYQQMDRLIVEECPVIAVYYDEVVRLTQNNVRGLTPNPMNQLVLERVRKE; this is encoded by the coding sequence ATGCTCCCGTTTTTGCGCTGTGCCGCCGGTTTTGGCTTGCTCTCGACCAGCCTGCTACCCGCCTGCTCGGGCCCCGCGCCGGCCACCGATGCGCGCCGCGTCTTCCGTTACAACCAGCCGGAAAGCCTCACTTCCCTCGACCCGGCTTTTGCCCGCAACCAGGCCAATACCTGGGCCGTGACCCAGCTCTACAACGGCCTGGTGGAGCTGGACGATAGCCTCAAGCCCGGCCCCAGCCTGGCCCGCCGCTACGACATCAGCCCCGATGGCCGCCGCTACACCTTCACCCTGCGCCCCAACGTGTTTTTTCACGACTCGGAGGTGTTTGCGGGGGGCAAGGGCCGGCGCGTCACGGCCCAGGACTTCGTGTATTCGTTTCGGCGCCTGCTGGACGGGGCCACGGCCAGCCCCGGCGGCTGGATTTTTCGGGGCAAGGTGCTGGAAAAAGCCGATGGGGAGCCCTCGGACACCTGCTTCGTGGCCGTGAATGATTCCACCCTGCGCATTCATTTGCAGGAGCCGTTTATTCCGTTTCTGGGCATCCTGACCATGCCCTACGCCTACGTGGTGCCGCGCGAGGCCGTGCAGCGGTACGGTAAAGACTTCCGGGAGCATCCGGTGGGCACGGGGCCGTTTCAGTTCAAGGAGTGGGACGAGGGCAACGCCATCATCTACCACCGCAACCCCGGCTACTGGAAGAAGGATGCCCAGGGCCAACGCCTGCCCTACCTCGATGCCGTGCAGATCAGCTTTATCCAGGACCGCAAAACCGAGTTCCTGACGTTTATGCAGGGCAAGCTGGACTTTCTGAGCGGCATCCGGGCCGGCTCCCGCGACCTGCTGATGTATCCGGACGGCCGGGTGCGGGACGACTTCCAGGGCAAGTTCCGCCTCCAGAAAGTACCTTACCTGAACACCGAGTACCTAGGCATGCAGCAGGACCTACGGAACTTACGCGGCGACAACCTGGCCACCGGCCAGGCCTTGCAAGACAAGCGGGTGCGTCAGGCCCTGAACTACGCCCTCAACAAACCCGAGCTGCTGGCCTATTTTCTCAATAACGTGGGCAAACCGGGCCATTCGGGTTTCGTGCCGGCCTCGCTGCCCTCGTTTGATGCTCAGCAGGTGCCCGGCTACACCTACCAGCCCGACAAGGCCCGGCAGCTGCTGCGCGCCGCCGGCTACGGCCCCGGCCTCAAGCCCCTGCGCCTGCGCCTGAGCACCGTGGCCGAAACCAAGGAATACGCCGAGTACTACCAGAAAAAGTGGGCCGAAGTAGGCGTGCAGGTCGACATCGACGTGAACCAGGGCGCCGCCCACGGGGAGCTAATCGACAATGGCCGCGCTGCCTTCTTCACCCGCAGCTGGCTGGGCGACTACCCCGACGCCGAAAACTACCTGGCCTTGTTTTATAGCAAGAACTTCGCCCCGGCCGGCCCCAACAAAACCCACTTCCGCCGCCCCGCCTACGACCAACTCTACGAGCAAGCCAAGCTGGAGCAGAACACCCAGGAACGCTACGCCCTCTACCAGCAGATGGACCGCCTCATCGTGGAAGAGTGCCCCGTCATTGCCGTGTACTACGACGAGGTAGTGCGCCTCACCCAGAACAACGTGCGCGGCCTCACGCCCAACCCCATGAACCAGCTGGTGCTGGAGCGGGTGCGGAAGGAGTAG
- the yidC gene encoding membrane protein insertase YidC: protein MDRNSAIGLFLMAALLLIYLQFFAQKPKPDSAAAPAKTETAAPAAPNAAPAPLDSAALARQLGAFATAAQGTIQQVQLKNDNLTVTFSSKGGRVEAVRLNKYKTFFGQPLDLFDAQSAQLDARFQTTDGRTVRLSDLYFQPGAAQPVTEGERKGQRLTFTAAVAGGQMEQAYTLFDDSYEVGYSLRFQNLTSTVAQEPLTLTFVDHVRQTEQDRKQNRNHTTINHYLASEDHGALTEASENPEEIKVTEPLKWAAHKHDFFVAGLIADGAPFASGQFTSTVNLQDTTFIKTLSTTLTVPAADVQQGKAQFRFYFGPNAFNVLKDVAPGFDRNVYLGWGIFRWMNRFVVLPVFHFLEQFISSYGIIIALLVVLIKLVTWPLTYKTYESQARMKVLKPEIDAIKEKHPDDAMKQQQETMKLYQTMGVSPLSGCIPTLLTIPILLALFQFFPNAIELRQESFLWAKDLSTYDDPIKLPFALPFLGNHISLFTVLMTISTLFMTYQSNSMNPTAMQGPMKFYSYLMPVVFLFVLNDFAAGLTWYYLVSNLVTLAQQAITRRFVDDTKVRAKLEANKIKNKDKKPTGFAARLQDAMKAAQEREAQQRQGGNRPTPAADDTDAEPGTGAADVSPKRPRKTRRS from the coding sequence ATGGACAGAAATTCAGCAATTGGCCTGTTTTTGATGGCGGCCTTGCTCTTGATTTATCTTCAGTTCTTCGCCCAGAAGCCCAAACCGGACTCGGCCGCGGCACCGGCCAAAACGGAAACTGCCGCCCCGGCCGCCCCCAACGCCGCGCCCGCGCCGTTGGATTCGGCCGCCTTGGCCCGGCAGTTGGGCGCGTTTGCCACAGCGGCTCAGGGCACGATCCAGCAGGTTCAGCTGAAAAACGACAACCTGACCGTTACCTTTTCCTCCAAAGGAGGCCGCGTGGAGGCCGTGCGCCTGAACAAGTACAAGACGTTCTTCGGCCAGCCCCTCGACCTGTTTGATGCCCAAAGCGCCCAGCTCGACGCCCGCTTCCAAACCACCGACGGCCGCACGGTGCGTTTGTCGGATTTGTATTTTCAGCCTGGCGCTGCGCAGCCCGTAACTGAGGGAGAGCGTAAAGGCCAGCGCCTGACCTTTACGGCCGCCGTGGCCGGGGGGCAGATGGAGCAGGCCTACACCTTGTTTGATGACAGCTACGAGGTGGGCTACAGCCTGCGCTTCCAGAACCTGACCTCCACCGTAGCCCAGGAGCCGCTGACGCTGACCTTCGTGGACCACGTGCGCCAGACCGAGCAGGACCGCAAGCAGAACCGCAACCACACCACCATCAACCACTACCTGGCTTCCGAAGACCACGGCGCCCTGACCGAAGCCTCCGAGAACCCGGAGGAAATCAAGGTGACGGAGCCGCTGAAGTGGGCCGCCCACAAGCACGACTTCTTTGTGGCGGGGCTGATTGCCGACGGGGCGCCGTTTGCCTCGGGCCAGTTTACCTCGACGGTGAACCTCCAGGACACCACCTTCATCAAGACCCTGAGCACCACGCTCACCGTGCCGGCCGCCGACGTGCAGCAGGGCAAGGCCCAGTTCCGCTTCTACTTCGGCCCCAACGCCTTCAACGTGCTCAAGGATGTGGCGCCCGGCTTCGACCGGAACGTGTACCTGGGCTGGGGAATTTTCCGCTGGATGAACCGCTTCGTGGTGTTGCCGGTGTTCCACTTTCTGGAGCAGTTCATCAGCTCCTACGGCATCATCATCGCCCTGCTGGTGGTGCTGATTAAGCTCGTGACCTGGCCGCTGACCTACAAAACCTACGAGTCGCAGGCGCGCATGAAGGTGCTGAAGCCGGAAATCGACGCCATCAAGGAAAAGCACCCCGACGACGCCATGAAGCAGCAGCAGGAAACTATGAAGCTGTACCAGACCATGGGCGTGTCGCCGCTGAGTGGGTGCATCCCCACCCTGCTCACCATCCCGATTCTGCTGGCTTTGTTCCAGTTTTTCCCCAACGCCATCGAGCTGCGCCAGGAAAGCTTCCTGTGGGCCAAGGACCTGAGCACCTACGACGACCCCATCAAGCTGCCCTTCGCGTTGCCCTTCCTCGGCAACCACATCAGCCTGTTCACGGTGCTGATGACGATTTCGACCCTGTTCATGACCTACCAGAGCAACAGCATGAACCCCACGGCCATGCAGGGCCCGATGAAGTTCTACAGCTACCTGATGCCGGTGGTGTTCCTGTTCGTGCTCAACGACTTCGCCGCCGGCCTCACCTGGTATTACCTCGTATCGAACCTGGTAACCCTGGCCCAGCAGGCCATTACCCGCCGCTTCGTCGACGACACCAAGGTACGGGCCAAGCTGGAGGCCAACAAAATCAAGAACAAGGACAAGAAGCCCACCGGTTTCGCTGCCCGTCTCCAGGATGCCATGAAAGCTGCCCAGGAGCGCGAAGCCCAGCAGCGCCAGGGCGGCAACCGCCCCACTCCCGCCGCCGACGATACCGACGCCGAACCCGGCACCGGCGCCGCCGACGTGTCGCCGAAACGCCCGCGCAAAACGCGGAGGTCGTAG
- a CDS encoding CTP synthase: protein MPDRTSTSAAATTAKFIFVTGGVTSSLGKGIISASLAKLLQARGFRVTIQKFDPYINIDPGTLNPYEHGECFVTDDGAETDLDLGHYERFLNTPTSQANNVTTGRIYDHVIRQEREGAYLGKTVQVVPHITDEIKRRMLLLGQTGEFDVVITEIGGCIGDIESLPFVEAVRQLRWELPPNDSLVIHLTLLPYLAAAGELKTKPTQHSVRDLREAGLQPDILVCRSEHPIPMEMRRKIALFCNVKINSVIESLDADSIYSVPLLMLKEQLDDRVIKKLKLTGGAPHPDLDAWKDFLGRLKNPTEEVTIALVGKYVELPDAYKSINEAFVHAGAQNECKVTVRSIQSEHLNADNVAQLLHGCDGVLVAPGFGERGFEGKIAAVRYVRENGIPFFGICLGMQVAVVEFGRHVLGLPEANSTEMNPHTPDPVIAMMEEQKSITQKGGTMRLGAYDCELRRGSKAAKAYARNHISERHRHRYEFNNEYLARFEEAGMVPSGINPETGLVEVVEILNHPWFVAGQFHPELKSTVQNPHPLFVRFVKAAIQHRKV from the coding sequence ATGCCAGACCGAACTTCCACCTCCGCGGCTGCCACTACGGCCAAGTTTATTTTCGTAACGGGCGGCGTTACGTCCTCGCTGGGCAAAGGCATCATCTCGGCCTCCCTGGCCAAGCTGCTCCAGGCCCGCGGCTTCCGGGTTACCATCCAGAAGTTCGACCCCTACATCAACATCGACCCCGGCACGCTCAACCCCTATGAGCACGGGGAGTGCTTCGTGACCGACGACGGGGCCGAAACCGACCTCGACCTGGGCCACTACGAGCGGTTTCTGAACACGCCCACCTCCCAGGCCAACAACGTCACCACCGGCCGCATCTACGACCACGTGATTCGGCAGGAGCGCGAAGGCGCCTACCTGGGCAAAACCGTGCAGGTGGTGCCCCACATCACCGACGAAATCAAGCGGCGCATGCTCCTGCTGGGCCAGACCGGCGAGTTCGACGTGGTGATAACCGAAATCGGGGGTTGCATCGGCGACATCGAGAGCCTGCCCTTCGTGGAGGCCGTGCGCCAGCTGCGCTGGGAGCTGCCGCCCAACGATTCACTCGTCATTCACCTGACCCTGCTGCCCTACCTGGCGGCGGCCGGGGAGTTGAAAACCAAGCCAACCCAGCACTCGGTGCGCGACCTGCGCGAGGCCGGCCTCCAGCCCGACATTCTGGTGTGCCGCTCCGAGCACCCGATTCCGATGGAGATGCGCCGCAAGATTGCGCTGTTCTGCAACGTCAAAATCAACTCCGTTATCGAGAGCCTCGACGCCGACAGCATCTACTCCGTGCCCCTGCTCATGCTCAAGGAGCAGCTCGACGACCGGGTTATCAAGAAGCTCAAGCTCACGGGCGGCGCCCCCCACCCCGACCTCGACGCCTGGAAAGACTTCCTAGGCCGCCTGAAAAACCCCACCGAGGAAGTGACCATTGCCCTGGTGGGCAAGTACGTGGAGCTGCCCGACGCCTACAAGTCCATCAACGAGGCCTTCGTGCACGCCGGCGCCCAAAACGAGTGCAAAGTCACGGTGCGCAGCATCCAGAGTGAGCACCTGAACGCCGACAACGTAGCCCAGCTTCTGCACGGCTGCGACGGGGTGCTGGTGGCGCCGGGCTTCGGGGAGCGGGGCTTCGAGGGCAAGATTGCGGCCGTGCGCTACGTGCGCGAAAACGGCATTCCGTTCTTCGGCATCTGCCTGGGGATGCAGGTGGCGGTGGTGGAGTTCGGGCGCCACGTGCTGGGCCTGCCCGAAGCCAACTCCACGGAGATGAATCCGCACACCCCGGACCCCGTGATTGCTATGATGGAGGAGCAGAAGAGCATCACCCAGAAAGGAGGCACCATGCGCCTGGGTGCCTACGACTGCGAGCTGCGCCGGGGCTCGAAGGCGGCCAAAGCCTACGCCCGCAACCACATCAGCGAGCGGCACCGCCACCGCTACGAGTTCAACAACGAGTACCTGGCCCGCTTCGAGGAGGCCGGCATGGTCCCCTCCGGCATCAACCCCGAAACCGGCCTAGTGGAAGTGGTAGAAATTCTCAACCACCCCTGGTTCGTGGCCGGGCAGTTTCACCCCGAGCTGAAAAGCACCGTGCAAAATCCCCACCCGCTGTTCGTGCGCTTCGTGAAAGCCGCCATCCAGCACCGAAAAGTGTAA
- a CDS encoding SMI1/KNR4 family protein — protein sequence MNISPWGENSEEAVRAFEQQIGFSLPEDYRQFLIKHNGARVNKQTFFVKDLDQEVLLHVLYGLTNEQSRGLTLGYWLAEHDEEIGEKELVIGHDPGGHQILLITEGEDKGVYYWDHNHFFAKSREDEGDTYFLADTFTEFCDLLKDHKPATV from the coding sequence ATGAATATCTCACCCTGGGGAGAAAACAGCGAGGAAGCCGTTCGGGCATTTGAGCAACAAATAGGCTTTTCGCTGCCAGAGGACTACCGCCAGTTCCTCATCAAGCATAACGGCGCGAGAGTGAACAAACAAACATTTTTCGTGAAAGACCTTGACCAAGAGGTGTTACTACACGTCCTGTATGGGTTGACGAACGAGCAAAGCCGCGGCCTCACGCTGGGCTATTGGCTAGCAGAACACGATGAAGAAATAGGGGAAAAAGAGTTGGTTATAGGCCACGACCCAGGCGGACACCAAATCTTGCTCATCACCGAAGGGGAGGATAAGGGCGTGTACTATTGGGACCACAACCACTTTTTTGCCAAATCTCGTGAGGATGAGGGAGATACCTACTTTTTGGCAGATACTTTCACTGAGTTTTGTGACTTGCTGAAAGACCATAAGCCCGCTACGGTCTAA
- the tssD gene encoding type VI secretion system tube protein TssD — protein sequence MPILHAEAQVAGHRASCTSTQHSLLQRVAHTGQPTTDMLAGLIRLTLTGLEALENLWAELAVDSYRQVSGHVGFFHEEGHTFRRLTFYDAYCVHYTVHFDARGQNGRSSLETDVYFAPTAINLDGTRVENYSKLWWEKDPVVRFNALNKPPELLPSPALRATLRSAPPPLPPTAAPPQAPKPPKTALDPQQKPLYAPAIAKWYRKGGIIELLDNGNWKYTDWEHNSVVYEGDEPNFDKYARQQVDIEGMIGDCDKDFAKADELAPLGPILDGNTWHHKQNMRTMQEVDFTIHRRFTHYGARSLLKQQANSAPTQSDSAPVTKRVLRKKQP from the coding sequence GTGCCCATCCTACATGCCGAAGCGCAGGTTGCCGGTCATCGGGCTTCCTGCACCTCCACGCAACACTCTCTGCTGCAACGTGTCGCCCACACGGGCCAGCCCACCACCGACATGCTGGCCGGCCTCATCCGGCTTACGCTTACCGGGCTGGAGGCCCTGGAGAACCTCTGGGCTGAGCTGGCGGTAGACTCCTACCGGCAGGTGAGCGGGCACGTGGGCTTCTTTCACGAAGAAGGCCACACCTTCCGCCGCCTCACGTTCTACGATGCCTACTGCGTACACTACACAGTCCACTTCGATGCCCGAGGCCAGAACGGCCGGTCCTCCCTGGAAACCGATGTGTACTTCGCGCCCACGGCTATCAACCTGGATGGGACGCGGGTGGAAAACTACAGCAAGCTCTGGTGGGAGAAAGACCCGGTTGTCCGCTTCAATGCCCTGAACAAGCCGCCGGAGCTATTGCCTTCCCCCGCCTTGCGCGCCACCCTACGTTCAGCGCCCCCTCCCCTTCCGCCAACGGCTGCCCCGCCGCAGGCACCCAAGCCGCCCAAGACAGCTCTCGACCCGCAGCAGAAGCCGCTCTACGCTCCTGCGATTGCCAAGTGGTACCGCAAAGGCGGCATCATCGAGCTGCTGGACAACGGCAACTGGAAGTACACTGATTGGGAGCACAATTCAGTTGTCTATGAAGGCGACGAGCCTAACTTTGACAAGTACGCCCGGCAGCAAGTCGATATTGAGGGGATGATTGGGGACTGCGACAAAGACTTTGCGAAGGCAGACGAATTAGCGCCATTGGGGCCCATTTTAGATGGCAACACGTGGCACCACAAGCAAAACATGCGGACTATGCAGGAGGTAGATTTTACCATTCATAGGCGCTTTACCCACTACGGGGCCCGCTCATTGCTCAAGCAGCAGGCCAACTCAGCCCCTACCCAGTCCGATTCAGCACCCGTTACGAAGCGCGTTTTAAGAAAAAAGCAGCCATGA
- a CDS encoding D-alanyl-D-alanine carboxypeptidase/D-alanyl-D-alanine-endopeptidase: protein MPRRFRSLLLLLLLAVAQTGAAHGPGDDEAPETNVLRGRGPRWLNRLLTESAVLRQHHVGMSLTDVATGEKLYELNADRYFTPASTMKLFSLYAALKLLPPDSLPALRYVVRGDSLIFWGTGDPTLLHGDVPSRRALDFLRTRPQQLFYTDIPCVPAFGPGWGWDDYNYYYQPERGAFPVYGHTVRFYATAGQALPRVHPRFFKDATRPVPAGTPNPAQDHVRRPLLENQFWVYPSPKNWVDETPFRTSPALLRQLLQDTLRRPVGQVPFRVRPQDSVRTLRGLPVDSLYRRMLRVSDNFLAEQVLLLCSSQLGLDSLDTGRVIRLMQRQHLQGLPDAPQWADGSGLSRLNLVTPRTLTALLLRLHQEVPEPRLLDLLAAGGRQGSLRRRYRDPAGPWLWGKTGTLTNNHNLCGYLRTRSGRLLAFTFMNNNLPGDDTAVRNEMERILGEVRRRL from the coding sequence ATGCCCCGCCGCTTCCGCTCCCTGCTGCTCCTGTTGCTGCTTGCCGTTGCCCAAACCGGTGCCGCCCACGGCCCCGGCGACGATGAAGCACCCGAAACCAACGTGCTGCGGGGCCGCGGCCCGCGCTGGCTTAACCGGCTGCTCACGGAGTCGGCGGTGCTGCGCCAGCACCACGTGGGCATGAGCTTGACCGACGTAGCTACCGGCGAGAAACTGTATGAGCTGAACGCCGACCGGTACTTCACTCCGGCCAGCACCATGAAGCTGTTCAGCTTGTACGCGGCCCTCAAGCTGCTGCCGCCCGATTCGCTGCCGGCCCTGCGCTACGTGGTGCGCGGCGACTCGCTTATCTTCTGGGGTACCGGCGACCCGACCCTGCTGCACGGCGACGTGCCCAGCCGCCGCGCCCTCGACTTCCTGCGCACCCGCCCCCAGCAGCTGTTCTATACCGATATTCCCTGCGTGCCCGCCTTCGGGCCGGGGTGGGGCTGGGACGACTACAACTATTATTACCAGCCCGAGCGGGGCGCCTTTCCGGTGTACGGCCATACGGTGCGTTTCTATGCCACGGCCGGGCAGGCGTTGCCGCGCGTGCACCCGCGGTTTTTCAAGGATGCCACCCGCCCGGTGCCCGCCGGCACGCCCAATCCCGCCCAGGACCACGTGCGCCGGCCGCTGCTGGAAAATCAGTTTTGGGTGTATCCGAGCCCGAAGAACTGGGTGGATGAAACGCCCTTCCGCACCAGCCCCGCCCTGCTGCGCCAGCTGCTCCAGGATACCCTGCGCCGGCCCGTGGGGCAGGTGCCGTTTCGGGTGCGGCCCCAGGACTCGGTGCGCACCCTGCGCGGCCTGCCCGTTGATTCGCTTTACCGCCGTATGCTGCGGGTGAGCGACAATTTCCTGGCCGAGCAGGTACTGCTGCTGTGCTCCAGCCAGCTTGGCCTTGATTCCCTCGATACGGGCCGCGTTATCCGGCTCATGCAGCGCCAGCACTTGCAGGGCCTGCCCGACGCCCCGCAGTGGGCCGACGGCTCCGGCCTCTCGCGCCTTAACCTCGTCACGCCCCGCACGCTCACGGCCCTGCTGCTGCGCCTGCATCAGGAAGTGCCCGAGCCGCGCCTGCTGGACCTGCTGGCCGCCGGGGGCCGCCAAGGCTCTTTGCGCCGCCGCTACCGCGACCCGGCCGGGCCCTGGCTCTGGGGCAAAACCGGCACGCTCACCAACAACCACAACCTCTGCGGCTACCTGCGCACCCGCTCCGGCCGGCTACTAGCCTTCACATTCATGAACAACAACCTGCCCGGCGACGACACCGCCGTGCGCAACGAGATGGAGCGCATCCTGGGCGAAGTGCGGCGAAGGCTGTAG
- a CDS encoding PDDEXK nuclease domain-containing protein yields the protein MQSTLHDYQQLLADIKQRVRAAQYRALQAVNQEQMQLYWELGRLIAERQHQQGWGKSVVETLARDLQAEFVGVSGFSAQNLWYMRQFYLEYSASEILQPLVGEISWAKHLLILSKCKDPQERLFYTLQTRRNNWTKAVLLHQLKAQAYQKTLLAQHNFSATLPAAQQAPATLALKDEYLFDFLELSAEHSEYELEQALLGNVRRFLSEMGGDFTFIGNQYRLELEGNEYFVDLLLFHRELQCLVAVELKIDEFRPEYAGKMNFYLSLLNAQVRKPHEQPSIGIIICQSKQRTVVEFALRDINKPIGVATYTYTDTLPQELRPFFPSNEELVRRLEAVTTALKGPA from the coding sequence ATGCAGTCTACCCTTCACGACTACCAGCAGCTGCTCGCCGACATCAAGCAGCGGGTACGGGCCGCCCAGTACCGCGCCTTGCAAGCCGTCAATCAGGAGCAAATGCAGCTCTATTGGGAGCTGGGCCGCCTCATTGCCGAACGTCAACACCAGCAAGGCTGGGGCAAAAGCGTGGTTGAAACGCTGGCCCGCGACCTGCAAGCCGAGTTTGTTGGCGTCAGCGGATTTTCAGCGCAGAACTTGTGGTATATGCGGCAGTTTTATCTGGAATACAGCGCCTCAGAAATTCTCCAACCACTGGTTGGAGAAATCAGCTGGGCCAAGCACCTGCTGATACTGAGCAAGTGTAAAGACCCGCAGGAGCGACTGTTCTACACGCTGCAAACCCGCCGGAACAACTGGACCAAGGCCGTGCTGCTGCACCAACTCAAAGCCCAGGCCTATCAAAAAACGCTGCTTGCCCAGCATAATTTCTCCGCCACGCTGCCCGCCGCCCAACAGGCCCCCGCTACGCTGGCGCTGAAAGACGAGTATTTGTTTGACTTTCTGGAGCTGAGCGCCGAGCACTCCGAATATGAGCTGGAGCAGGCCCTGCTGGGCAACGTCCGGCGCTTCCTGAGCGAAATGGGCGGCGACTTCACCTTCATCGGCAACCAGTACCGCCTGGAGCTGGAGGGCAACGAGTACTTCGTGGACCTGCTGCTGTTTCACCGGGAGCTGCAGTGCCTGGTGGCCGTGGAGCTGAAGATTGACGAGTTCCGGCCGGAGTACGCAGGCAAGATGAATTTTTATCTGTCGCTGCTCAACGCGCAGGTGCGCAAGCCGCACGAGCAGCCCAGCATCGGCATCATCATCTGCCAGAGCAAGCAGCGCACCGTAGTGGAGTTTGCCCTGCGCGACATCAACAAGCCCATTGGCGTGGCCACGTACACCTACACCGACACGCTACCGCAGGAGCTGCGGCCGTTCTTCCCCAGCAATGAAGAGCTGGTGCGCCGCCTGGAGGCCGTGACCACCGCACTGAAAGGACCAGCGTAG